Proteins encoded within one genomic window of Spirochaeta cellobiosiphila DSM 17781:
- a CDS encoding adenylate kinase, with translation MNLIFLGPPGAGKGTVAVKLKDEKKLPHISTGDLFRAAIKSESDLGLQVKAIVDRGDLVPDELTVAIVKERLDQADCQNGFILDGFPRTEAQAEALQKITNIDKALNFYVEEEELIKRLSGRRVCKQCGASFHVLFVPPKKEGICDHCGGELYTRKDDEIESIKNRLSVYKEQTQPLIDYYNNKQLLVDINAAEAPENVFTSVLNILK, from the coding sequence ATGAATCTTATCTTCCTTGGCCCTCCAGGAGCAGGAAAGGGAACAGTAGCAGTAAAACTAAAGGATGAGAAAAAGCTTCCCCACATCTCTACAGGAGACCTATTTAGAGCAGCCATTAAAAGCGAAAGCGATCTTGGTTTACAAGTTAAGGCGATTGTAGATAGAGGAGATTTAGTACCAGATGAACTAACTGTTGCAATCGTTAAAGAACGATTAGACCAAGCAGATTGTCAAAATGGTTTCATACTTGATGGATTCCCCCGTACAGAAGCTCAAGCAGAAGCCTTACAGAAAATAACCAATATAGATAAAGCCTTAAATTTTTATGTAGAAGAAGAAGAACTAATCAAAAGATTAAGCGGAAGACGGGTCTGTAAACAATGTGGAGCCTCCTTCCATGTTCTATTTGTTCCACCTAAAAAAGAAGGCATATGTGACCACTGCGGTGGAGAGCTTTATACTCGAAAAGATGACGAAATCGAGTCAATCAAAAATAGACTATCCGTATATAAAGAACAAACCCAACCCCTTATTGATTACTACAACAACAAGCAATTGCTAGTAGATATCAATGCAGCAGAAGCTCCAGAAAATGTATTCACATCTGTTTTAAATATTCTCAAGTAA
- a CDS encoding tetratricopeptide repeat protein, whose protein sequence is MKKLFLGFSFLFFMGCSSFNEEHKNIGAAYYNLALSYSELKKYDDSASALEKALKWDPHLKAASYNLAIVLAEQGVWEDSEVFLDELLAQDPSNTKILKAQAYLYYKKGDFSHSIDLYNRVLLLNEFDFDVIWNLFILTKDVDEAKANGYLDKLSPFNELSLNQLDKILVFADHVENYLLMEQVAILSLSKDENNFHGLEYLGKAYEGEKLYGKAVDLYSDNIRRADGLFLFLRGRLYILYLGEKDAGWEDIRMAIEKGFKDDELISNLRDKIDDVDVKTFDSILDEHGISLKGDDKTAH, encoded by the coding sequence ACTATTCTTGGGGTTTAGTTTTCTATTTTTTATGGGCTGTTCATCATTTAATGAAGAACATAAGAATATTGGGGCTGCTTATTATAATTTGGCACTTAGTTATTCAGAGCTAAAAAAATATGATGATTCTGCTTCTGCTCTTGAAAAAGCGCTTAAGTGGGATCCTCATTTAAAAGCAGCTTCGTATAACCTGGCTATAGTTCTGGCTGAACAAGGTGTATGGGAAGATTCAGAAGTTTTTCTTGATGAATTATTGGCCCAGGACCCGTCGAATACTAAAATTCTTAAAGCCCAGGCTTATCTATATTATAAAAAGGGTGATTTTTCTCACTCGATTGATCTGTACAATAGGGTTTTGTTGTTAAATGAGTTTGATTTTGATGTTATTTGGAACTTATTTATATTAACCAAAGATGTTGATGAAGCTAAGGCTAATGGTTATTTGGATAAACTGTCTCCTTTCAATGAGCTTTCTTTGAATCAGTTAGATAAAATATTGGTTTTTGCTGATCATGTGGAGAATTATCTATTGATGGAGCAGGTTGCTATACTAAGTTTGTCAAAAGATGAAAATAATTTCCATGGCTTAGAGTATCTTGGAAAAGCCTATGAAGGCGAGAAGCTATATGGAAAAGCTGTTGATTTGTATAGTGATAATATAAGAAGAGCCGATGGATTGTTTTTATTTCTCAGAGGACGTTTGTATATTCTTTATTTAGGTGAAAAAGACGCTGGATGGGAAGATATTAGGATGGCAATTGAAAAAGGGTTTAAGGATGATGAGTTGATATCTAATCTTCGTGATAAAATTGATGATGTGGATGTTAAGACTTTTGATTCTATTTTAGATGAACATGGAATTAGCTTGAAAGGAGATGATAAGACTGCCCATTAG